Genomic segment of Gopherus flavomarginatus isolate rGopFla2 chromosome 2, rGopFla2.mat.asm, whole genome shotgun sequence:
GCGAGAAGTTGTGCAAAGGGCCCTGTGGCTGCCGAGACCCAGGTGGCTCCGCAGCGGCAAGGGGGGATTACAGCGCCTGCGGCCGGACCGTGCTGCTGCGGGCTCGGGGAAGCTCGCACGGCTGCAGGGGCACCGGGGACCCCCGGGCGGTGCGGGCCGGCTGCTGGGGGCCGCGCAGGCTAGGTCCGTGGCTCCGGGAGCCCTCAGCCATCTTGGCTGGGCACCGCAGGGACTGAAGGCGAAAGTTGCGGCACCCGGCCGGGAGCCCAGCGGCCGCTGAAGCAGCGGGGAGCGCGGGTGTAGCCCCTGAGCCAACAGGAGATGAGAGCGCGGCTGAGAAGCCTCCCCCGAGCGGACTGAGCGCGCACACCCCCGCGGGCTCTACGCGCCTGTCCCTGGACCGCTGCAGGAGACGCTGAAGCGGGCTGTTTGCGGGGCTTCCCCCCTGTCCCGGACAGGCCAGAAGAAGCGTCCCCGGGGCTGTGTCCTTCCCGGGTGGCGGTGCGTTCCCGGGCACCTGCAGCAGCAAGCCGGGGGGTTCGCCCTGCGGGCAGAGGCGGAACGCGGGGCTGCCTGCAGGACAATACACCCCGGCGGCGGGGCGCCCCGGGAGAGGCCGTCGCTCAGGGCGTTTGCGGTGCCCCCGGCGCCTTCCGCTACTAGGACTCGGAGCTGCCGGGCGGCCGCCGCCTCTCGCCGAGCATGGAGCGGAGTTACCTGCTGGAAATCACCTCGTTGCTAGCTgccttctccctgctgcagcgcTCGAGCGCCGCCGCTGCCGCCGCCTCCTCTGTTGCCGCCGCCGCTGCCTCCTCGGCCAAGGAGCTGTCGTGCCAGGAGATCACCGTGCCCCTGTGCAAAGGCATCGGCTACAACTACACCTACATGCCCAACCAGTTCAACCACGACACGCAGGACGAGGCGGGGCTGGAGGTGCACCAGTTCTGGCCGCTGGTGGAGATCCAGTGCTCCGCCGACCTGCGcttcttcctctgcagtatgtaCACCCCCATCTGCCTGGAGGACTATAAGAAGCCGCTGCCTCCCTGCCGCAGTGTCTGTGAGCGGGCCAAGGCCGGCTGCGCCCCGCTCATGCGCCAGTACGGCTTCGCCTGGCCAGACAGGATGCGCTGTGACCGCCTGCCGGAGCAGGGCAACCCGGACACGCTGTGCATGGACTACAACCGCACTGACCTCACCACCGCCGCGCCGCCCCCGGCCAAGCCCCCGCACCGCGCCGGGAAGGCGGGTGGCGCTGTAAGGCCCCCCGCGGCCGCTGCGCCGCCGGCCGAGCCCCCCCGCAAGCCTCGGCCGCCTCCCCCTTGCGAGCCGGGCTGCCAGTGCCGGGCGCCCATGGTATCCGTGTCCAGCGAGCGCCACCCGCTCTACAACCGGGTGAAGACGGGGCAGATCGCCAACTGCGCGCTGCCCTGCCACAACCCCTACTTCAGCCCGGATGAGCGCGCCTTCACCGCCTTCTGGATCGGCCTGTGGTCCGTGCTCTGCTTCCTCTCCACCTTCGCCACCGTCTCCACCTTCCTCATCGACATGGAGCGGTTCAAGTACCCGGAGCGGCCCATCATCTTCCTGGCCGCCTGCTACCTCTTCGTCTCGCTTGGCTACCTGGTGCGCCTGGTGGCCGGGCACGAGAAGGTGGCGTGCAGCGGCGGGGCGGGAGCCGGCGGagccggggctggagcagctggggctggcgGGAGCGCAGCAGCTGGGGCCGCGGGCGGGCGGGGCGCGGCGGGGGGCGCGGCGGAGCTGCAGCCGGAGCTGGCTGTGGCCGAGCACGTGCGCTACGAGAGCACGGGCCCGGCGCTGTGCACCGTGGTCTTCCTGCTGGTGTACTTCTTCGGCATGGCCAGCTCCATCTGGTGGGTCATCCTCTCCCTCACCTGGTTCCTGGCCGCCGGCATGAAGTGGGGCAACGAGGCCATCGCCGGCTACGCTCAGTACTTCCACCTGGCCGCCTGGCTGCTGCCCAGCGTCAAGTCCATCGCCGTGCTGGCCCTCAGCTCCGTGGACGGCGATCCCGTGGCCGGTATCTGCTACGTGGGCAACCAGAGCCTGGAGAACCTGCGGGGCTTCGTGCTGGCGCCGCTGCTCATCTACCTGGCCATCGGCTCCATGTTCCTGCTGGCCGGCTTCGTCTCCCTCTTCCGCATCCGCAGCGTGATCAAGCAGCAGGGCGGCCCCACCAAGACGCACAAGCTGGAGAAGCTGATGATCCGCCTGGGGCTCTTCACCGTGCTCTACACGGTGCCGGCCGCCAGCGTGGTGGCCTGCCTCTTCTACGAGCAGCACAACCGGCCCCGCTGGGAGGCCACGCACAACTGCCCCTGCCTCCGCGACCAGCAGCCCGACCAGGCCCGCCGCCCCGACTACGCCGTCTTCATGCTCAAGTACTTCATGTGCCTGGTGGTGGGCATCACCTCCGGGGTCTGGGTCTGGTCCGGGAAGACCCTGGAGTCCTGGAGGGCCCTCTGCACCCGTTGCTGCTGGGCGAGCAAGGGAGCCGCAGCCGCCgggccccctggggcagggggcggggggcaggttgCTGCCTCGGCGGTGGGGGGactggcggggggaggaggaggcgggggCTCCATGTACAGCGATGTCAGCACTGGCTTAACTTGGAGATCGGGCACTGCCAGTTCTGTGTCTTACCCCAAGCAGATGCCCTTGTCTCAAGTGTGAGAGCTGGAGAGGCTTGGTGGGGGCTGGCCTGTATGAAATGCTTCCTCACTGTTTGGTGCCATTAATGAACCCCTAATGGTCCCCATTAGCTACGGCTTGTGCAGAACAATTCAGCCGGCAGAGGCCCCAAGCACTagctccccttcttcccccatctCCATTCATATGCAGGGAGCATGTACTTCAAGGCGTCAGCTTATTATTGTGCTGGCAGAAAAGGGTGGAGGAGGCTCAGCAGTTTCTGGAGGGAGCAGGACAAGAAGTAGTTTGATTCTCTCTGTGGACTTGCAGTAGAGCTCCCTTCAACGGGGGTCCCGTCCTCCTTATACCTAGTCCAAGG
This window contains:
- the FZD8 gene encoding frizzled-8 — protein: MERSYLLEITSLLAAFSLLQRSSAAAAAASSVAAAAASSAKELSCQEITVPLCKGIGYNYTYMPNQFNHDTQDEAGLEVHQFWPLVEIQCSADLRFFLCSMYTPICLEDYKKPLPPCRSVCERAKAGCAPLMRQYGFAWPDRMRCDRLPEQGNPDTLCMDYNRTDLTTAAPPPAKPPHRAGKAGGAVRPPAAAAPPAEPPRKPRPPPPCEPGCQCRAPMVSVSSERHPLYNRVKTGQIANCALPCHNPYFSPDERAFTAFWIGLWSVLCFLSTFATVSTFLIDMERFKYPERPIIFLAACYLFVSLGYLVRLVAGHEKVACSGGAGAGGAGAGAAGAGGSAAAGAAGGRGAAGGAAELQPELAVAEHVRYESTGPALCTVVFLLVYFFGMASSIWWVILSLTWFLAAGMKWGNEAIAGYAQYFHLAAWLLPSVKSIAVLALSSVDGDPVAGICYVGNQSLENLRGFVLAPLLIYLAIGSMFLLAGFVSLFRIRSVIKQQGGPTKTHKLEKLMIRLGLFTVLYTVPAASVVACLFYEQHNRPRWEATHNCPCLRDQQPDQARRPDYAVFMLKYFMCLVVGITSGVWVWSGKTLESWRALCTRCCWASKGAAAAGPPGAGGGGQVAASAVGGLAGGGGGGGSMYSDVSTGLTWRSGTASSVSYPKQMPLSQV